The Argopecten irradians isolate NY unplaced genomic scaffold, Ai_NY scaffold_1163, whole genome shotgun sequence sequence ATAATCTATATTACATTACATAATCGACATTATTGGTTGAAATCATATCTTATTAATAATATGATTTTGAGTCCCTCGAGTTTATGATAAGCATTTATGCACCCTACAATATCATTTTACCCTGCCTTTTTCTCATATTATAGCaacatttcttttcaaattttagaGATTTGTTGTCAATGTATGGATATTTACCATTGCATTAAATGTTGGGGTGTACATCTGTTAAGTGCTCCTGTATCTTGTAAATAAGAGAAGTGaaggtttttaaaaaaaaaaaaaaaaaaaaaaaaagtgtttggCTTTCCTTCTTTATTTCCTAGACCATTTGCCTCCCAAGAAGCGCCGGACGGCAGCTACAAATAATGTTCATGCGCCAGAGCCGCAACAACAACAGGCTAACACAGCTTCTGTGCCGGACGCCGATTCAAGGGATTTGTCCCAGGAACCTGAAAGGGGGACAACCTCTATAACTGAAGACCGTTAAAGGCCCTGATGAAGGAGGCCTTTAAAGCAGGCTTACAGGAGGCAAGGAACCAAACCGGGACAATAAAACTGGCGGTATTGGCTGCTAATGCACAGTCGGCAGTGCCATGCCACAAGACGTAGGACCTCCACCCACGACCTCAAATACACCAGCCACCTCTAATCATTAGTGCGAGTGCTGTCACCGTGGAGGACTCTGTAGGTGGGTTAGATTCGATAATCCTTCCTGCTAATCAACTCGCCAGTATGACAACTAACTTCTGATGAACTGACTAGTTTTTCAGCCGGGGCTCAGATAAACCACCCCACTAGTGGATCTGGTTGATcctaaaattaaacaaaacataccTAATGGGCTACGTTTGTGGACATGAGTTCAATAACAGAAAAGAACACTGACTCTTTACAAATGGTACTGTCTACAGATGACAGTGGAAATACAAACATTCAGTGGGTACACAAAGACACAACCAACAAACCCCTAACCATCGAAGAATGGACGACGAAGTTCTCCATTTATATTGCcgtttattgtttaaatgatcaGGCAGCATATCCTCAGCTCCTCAAGTACCAATCCATGATACGCAATTTAGCATCAAAACCAGCTGATTGGCAATTTTATGACACCAATTTTCGGCGTCTCCGCGCAAATGCTAATTACTCCCCTCCACCACATATCAACATTTTGGACATGCTTCATCTCGAGCTATTTTCGAATTTGAAGCTCTGTCCGTCGTCCATAAATAATCACCTCGGGATCATCGACTAAAATAAACCGGGAATATGTCACAAATTTGCTCGCGGGCAAGTATTGTGGTGGTTGTCGCTACTCCCATAAATGTGGCATTTGTAATGCCAAACATCGGTAACGCAATGCCCAGTTATGGAGCACATCCCGTCCACATATACAGACACCCCCGCGTTTTGCAAACTTTTCGTCCCCGTCAAAACACTTCCAACAACAGCCAAGATTTTTCCCCCGCGGTAGTGGTTTTGGACCCCAACTAACTCGACATTGTACATGCCCTATTAATGTCAAAGCATTAGCACTGGTACTTGAGGAGTATGACAAGGATAAAGCCATGTTTTTAATCAATGGTTTCTCAAAAGGTTTTGAAATTCACTTTGAAGGCAGTCCATGGGCCACACTTGCAATAATTTAAAATCTGCGATTGATATGCCCTGAGGTGGTTGATAAGAAGTTAAAGAAAGAATTAGAGGCAGGCAGAATTGCTGGGCCTTTTGTAGAGCCCCCCTTTTCCTAATATGCATATAAGTCCTCAAGGTGTAGTTCCAAAGAAGATAGAAGGTCAATTTAAGTTTTTTTCACCACCTCAGTTATCCCAATGGTGTAGCAGTGAATGATGGGATCCCTTTTGATAGCGCTTACCCATCATTACAAAACCTGAAGAATATCAGTACAATATTCAAGATGCTATTTCATTTATTAAACATCTACCAAATGCATTGTTTGGCTAAAACTGATATAGAGTCCGCATTTCGGATAATTCCAATTCATCCAAGTCAGCAGCACCTACTCGGTTTTAAAtggaaaaatcaattttattatgaTAAGTGTCTTCCCATGGGACTTGCTGAAAGTTGTAGAATATTTGAGGCATTCAGTACGGCCATTGAATGGGCGGCATATCGGCACTGCAAAGCATCAGCCATAGTTCATGTTTtggatgatttttttatttatcgaATCTTCCCTTTCCAATGTGCTCAAAGTCTCCAAAAATTTTACTAAATTATGTTCAGAGATAGGAGTACCCCTGGCTCCAGATAAAACTTTTGGCCCGGACCAGGTCATGCCGTTTCTTGGCATTACATTAGATACAATATTACAAGAAGCTAGATTGCCATTAGACAAATTAGATGAATGTAGGAATCTATGTAGAGCATTCcagaacaaaaagaaaataactcTCAAAGAACTTCAGTCCATTATTGGAAAACTTCAATTTGCAACCAGTGTTGTGGTACCTGGTCGCCCATTTCTACGACGATTGATAGACTTAACAAAAGGTATTAGAAAACCTAGTTACAAAATTCGTCTTAATAGTGGTGGTCGAGCAGATCTGAACATGTGGGGCGAATTTTTAGATCGTTTCAACGGAAAGAGTTTTTTCCTCTCGGATACCTGGCTGACATCAGACACATTGAGTTTATATACAGATGCTTTATCCACAATAGGATACGGTGCTGTATTTGGCAACTCGTGGTTTTCTGGTACATGGAACCTCCCATGTGAAACACCACATATCAACATTTTGGAACTCTACCCCATTGTTGTAGCGTTAGTGGTATGGGCAGCACATTTTTCGCAAAAGGCTATTTGGTTATTCACTGATAACTTGTCTCTAGTGTCTATCATAAATAATCAGACTTCTCGGGACCCCCAGATTATGGCCCTAATTCGTATATTAGTCTTGAATTGCCTGCAACATAATATCATGGTACGGGCAACTCATATTCCTGGTGCTCAGAACGTGGCGGCTTTGTCTCGTTCACAGGTAGAGTTTTCAAGACACTGCTGCCCTCTGCGGACAGACTTCCAACAACAGTGCCCCAGTCATCTGAAGCCTGCAGTGCcaatttattaattaacgttAACCAGCCTTGTACATGCATCTCTTACCCCAGCATCCAggaaatttatataataaagcCCTTCAGAGTAAATTCTGACTTTTGCAAGGTTTATTTGGGCATTCCATTACAGTTTCCTGTATCATATATACTATTGTAGCCCTTTATGTTGCCTATGCCTACAAAAATGGGAAGGCTCATAGTACAATATTGTCCCAGCTTTCTGCTTTAGCTTTTGTACACAAGGTCAATAATATGTACGACCCAATAAGGTTTTCTTAGTTCGCAAAGCAGTCCAAATGAGTGTAGCTCGATTAGCTCCTTCTTTTGATACGCGCTTACCCACACAAACCAATTTTACATCGTCTATGCCGGTGTTTGCCACATATGGTTACAGGTAGTTATGACAACCTGATGTTCCGGGCTATATTCACAACAGCATTTTATGCTTTAGCCCGGATTGGGGAGTTGTTAGCTTTTACCAAGCCACAATCTGAAAGAGTATTACAGTTAGAGGATGTGTCGTTTGAAGTGAAGAATGATCAGGCTGTCAAAGTTCATCTAGTTTTCAAAAACTTCAAACACAACATTAGTCAACAACCCCATTCGGTTCCTATTGTTGCTCTACCTCGACATCCTTTCTGTCCGGTACAAGCCCTGCATATAGACAAACTTTCGAATCCCCTTTCTCGGAGAAGATTCGAATCCTTAGTTCATGATTGCCTTTTGACCTGTGGTTTAGATGCTTCTAGATACAAAGGTCACTCCTTTCGCATTGGAGGAGCCAGTCATGCTAGTTCGACATGCAATTTCTCTGATTCACAACTACGCACTTTAGGACGTTGGAAAACTGATGCATTTAAGAAATATATCCGCTCACCTGCTCTGTCAGATATGAATGTGTCTTGAATAGTTTTATCTGTGTTAACATACAgttgttaaaattatttttggcagTACATTTATAGTTAGATGACTTTTCTTTGCAATGGAATAGTGGCGGTACGCCCTCCATGATTTGCTCTTtctttatatgtacatatacatgtatgtaactaGAAGTATATTGTGAGATTCTGTTTTGTATGGACTTATTGATTTCACTTGGATGAGTGGCGGTACGCCCAATCCATTTGGAATTCAGAGACATTATTTTGATTCTCACTCTTTTTcttttcattgatatttaatgtttaattctTTGCAGGTTTTTTGTAACTATTTATTCCCAGGGTAGTGGCGGTACGCCCTTCCCATTGGAAGGTTTTCAAggattgtttttcttttatgaGCAACTTGACTTTTGCTTTGCCAAATGTACATTATAACCGAGTGCCAATTTAGTAATTATTGGTTATTTTGATATGTTCACCTGTTATTCTTTTAAATAATGTCTATAATTACATGAATTTATATTGTCTATTAAGGCAATAAGTTAAATTTGACAGTTACAAGGCCAGCAAGGGTGGCGGCGTCATCATAACGTTCTCTCTTTTATGATGTCTTGTGGCGCTTAAATTTATAGGCCGCACCTTTACTCACAGAAAATACAAGTTAAAAGTGTTAAATAAccttaaaataacttttaataaatattcGGCCATCCAAAGATGAGGATGTGCCATTTTCCGCCAATCCCTTGTTGttaatatattgatacattttactttatatgtattattcaaataaacattacagtacgaatgatttccagtaattaacggcaatttttatgttgcaataaatattatgtttctgatc is a genomic window containing:
- the LOC138314003 gene encoding uncharacterized protein, whose amino-acid sequence is MVTGSYDNLMFRAIFTTAFYALARIGELLAFTKPQSERVLQLEDVSFEVKNDQAVKVHLVFKNFKHNISQQPHSVPIVALPRHPFCPVQALHIDKLSNPLSRRRFESLVHDCLLTCGLDASRYKGHSFRIGGASHASSTCNFSDSQLRTLGRWKTDAFKKYIRSPALSDMNVS